In Blastocatellia bacterium, the genomic stretch CGGTAGGGTCAATGTGGGAACTCAGGGGGATGCGAATGGGTAACAAGGTACAACCCGGTGCAATTCCCAACATCAGGTCGTCGTGGGCGTTGGCGCTGCCGATGGCGTTGGCGACGGCGATGCTGGCGACGCTGGTGCCGTGTACTTTAGAGTCATCGCCGGGATTGTTATCGCCGTCGGCGTAGTCCCACATATTCGTCTTGTCGATTTTCTTAGGATCAAAGGCAGGATGCTCCAGATCAAAGCCGCTATCAATGACGGCAATGACGACGTCGGATTTTCTGAGCACGCCCCGCTTATCCACCAGTTTCCAGGCTTTATGCAGGTTGATACCTGCGGTGGGGCCGAAGGGGGGAGGGTCTGCCAAGATCTCTGGGCTGCCGGCGTTCAGATTCCACTGTCTTTTGACCAAGTGATGCGCCTCGAACAGCGCCGGCAACTCCGGCAGGGTGACGCCTGCCGCCTCGCTCGGCTCGATGGGCAAAAGGATTTGCGGGGTACTCGATTTCACATCCTTGGCCTCGCGCTCGGCAATCTGATTGGCGATCTTCAGCGGGTTCGCGCCGGAAGCATCCGTGACCTGGAGCACGTAGGCGCTGCCCATGCGACCGGCCGAAGAGAGAGCATATTTTTTTTTAATCTCTTCGAGCGTCTTGTCATCATCCTGGCGCAGGGTCAGGAGAATCTTATCGGTGAGGGCGATCTCCTCGGGTGCCTCAAGAACTTGATAGATGTGATGCACCACGTTCGTGCGGCGCAGGAGCTCCATCAGCCAGTCGACCTGCTCGGCTTTTACTACGGTGATGCGGTAGATTCCGGTCGTCAGTTGTGAAAGTGATTGATCCGGAATTCCGGCAAAATCGGGCAGGGCCTTCAGCAACTCCAGGATTTTCGCCTTGCGGCCCATGATGGAGAAGGATGTCTGGTGGGGCATCAGTCGCCAGGTTTCGGCGCCTATTTTGATATAGTCGCCGAACGTCGCCGGCTGGCTGCCGGAAATCGCGCCGACCGCCTTCTTCCATAGTGACTTCAGCCCGCCCAGGAGTTTCTTATGTAGCGGCTTATTCGTTCCGTCTTGTGGGGGCATAAGTTGACCTCAATAGAGGCCAGGGGCCGTGGCCCCCGGCCAGCAAGCTGCGCGTCAAGCGGTTATTGCAAAGCCTGTGCGGTGTGGAGTCCCCCACATATCACCTCGCGGTTAAACGATCCTGCCTCGTCCCGCTTCAGGTTCGGTCTTTCGGCGGCATCAAAACCTGTTACCGCCTCCTTAAAGATGGTAATAAAGTCGCTCACCAACAACTCCTCAGGGATTTCCTTTAGGAGTGTCTTGGGCAGTTCCGGGCAGTCACAGTCGAACATGATCTGGTAGGTGAAGCCATTGCGGACGTCGTCGGGAGTCACCATGAAGATTGCACCCTCGTCCGTTTTTAAGATGGCAGCGCCGCCCGCTTGATCCAGCTCGATATTCGCCGCAATCGTCCGCGCGATGCGGCCGAACGCTTTCGGGGGCCCGGCTTGCAGAAGCAGCACCGGCGCTTCGGTTAAATTGACCGTGTGAAAAACGCCCTTGTGGAGTTGGAAGACCGGCTTGATTTGCTGCGTGTTGACCTGCACCGCCTTCTGCGGATCACTGAGGATATCGCGCTCAAGGTCGATGAACCAGCGGAAATCTTGCTTGTCGCCCTTCCCCTCCTCCCTGTTGAACTCCTTATCCGGGTTTTGGAATTTGCGGATGCCGGTTTGCGGCGTGCCCGCAACGATCAGCTCGAAGCCTTTGTCAAAGTTATTTTCCTTGACGTCGAGGCGTTTGGCGACGTTGATCTCGTCGACATAGACGCCATTCTTGCGTCTTGTAATCGTGATTTTTGGCCGGTGGCACGGCTCGTCATCATCAACGATTGCGCCG encodes the following:
- a CDS encoding S8 family serine peptidase translates to MPPQDGTNKPLHKKLLGGLKSLWKKAVGAISGSQPATFGDYIKIGAETWRLMPHQTSFSIMGRKAKILELLKALPDFAGIPDQSLSQLTTGIYRITVVKAEQVDWLMELLRRTNVVHHIYQVLEAPEEIALTDKILLTLRQDDDKTLEEIKKKYALSSAGRMGSAYVLQVTDASGANPLKIANQIAEREAKDVKSSTPQILLPIEPSEAAGVTLPELPALFEAHHLVKRQWNLNAGSPEILADPPPFGPTAGINLHKAWKLVDKRGVLRKSDVVIAVIDSGFDLEHPAFDPKKIDKTNMWDYADGDNNPGDDSKVHGTSVASIAVANAIGSANAHDDLMLGIAPGCTLLPIRIPLSSHIDPTVLLCALSLASRFADVVNCSFNAPPSVLNHLAGDPPDHHPFVEEVSKMIATGGRLGKGLVIVFSAGNHDAPIFLPADENKHGIRFSGSTIPPGQAVHSLYPEIPDVVVVGAMSSSKRKSGYSNWGEKLTVTAPSDNSPPLINQPGFVAEFPGQGIVAAVADSKECRGDFGGTSAAAPTVTGVVALMRSVNPDLRSTDIIRILQESADSEAFPEQKDKLLDLPNDPNLQGKDVGFVKVSPTFKHSIILGAGKVDAAAAVRMALPPGNND